Proteins encoded in a region of the Micromonas commoda chromosome 10, complete sequence genome:
- a CDS encoding predicted protein, translating to MRVLIVGGSGYLGQFLLKYLLERPEDEVIAVGYTYADENAGPIDHPLTKIDRCRAFRVDAATGEGMDACVRAMAPLDLVVNCAAMSSPGKCEKEAELAMNLNVPTHLCRTLLEHNQKSEAIAPLLVHLSTDQVYDGESPNSVEDVNAPSPVNTYGRSKLNAELHIAENYVAGRHVSLRSSIITGSQPPLRPVSRPLFHDFIVNSLKGDEAVTFFEDEYRCPIAAVDIVAHIVALSKLAGKDAKTDWLMRYNMGGPDRLSRVDMARQTAEVLGVSDANVEAVSSASVDRGVISPADISMLSNKLNSLTLVSPMGWKDQMRLALGMAKM from the coding sequence ATGAGGGTCCTCATCGTCGGAGGCAGCGGGTATCTCGGTCAATTTCTGCTGAAGTATCTTCTCGAGCGTCCCGAAGATGAGGTGATCGCGGTTGGGTACACATACGCGGACGAGAACGCCGGTCCTATCGACCACCCTCTTACCAAAATCGACAGGTGCCGAGCCTTTCGGGTAGACGCTGCGACCGGGGAGGGTATGGACGCTTGCGTGCGTGCGATGGCGCCGCTTGATCTAGTGGTTAACTGTGCTGCCATGTCTAGCCCTGGAAAGTGCGAAAAGGAAGCCGAGCTGGCGATGAACCTGAACGTCCCGACGCACCTGTGCAGGACGCTGTTAGAACATAACCAAAAAAGTGAAGCGATCGCGCCACTTCTGGTGCACCTGTCGACGGACCAGGTGTACGACGGTGAATCTCCCAACAGCGTCGAGGATGTCAACGCTCCGTCACCAGTAAACACGTACGGTCGGAGTAAGCTCAACGCGGAGTTACACATCGCTGAGAATTACGTCGCAGGGCGGCACGTCTCGCTGAGGAGCTCGATCATTACGGGATCACAACCCCCTCTTCGTCCGGTGTCCAGGCCGTTGTTTCACGATTTCATCGTGAATTCACTAAAGGGGGATGAGGCCGTGACGTTCTTCGAGGACGAGTATAGGTGTCCCATCGCTGCGGTGGACATCGTCGCGCACATCGTGGCGCTGAGTAAACTGGCGGGTAAGGATGCGAAGACCGATTGGCTCATGCGGTATAATATGGGCGGTCCGGACCGGTTGAGCCGCGTGGACATGGCGAGACAAACTGCGGAGGTCCTCGGCGTGAGCGACGCCAACGTGGAGGCTGTGTCGAGCGCTAGCGTTGACAGGGGTGTGATATCTCCCGCCGACATCTCGATGTTGAGCAACAAGCTTAACTCGCTTACTTTGGTATCGCCGATGGGATGGAAGGACCAGATGCGGCTTGCCCTCGGGATGGCTAAGATGTAG
- a CDS encoding pyrroline-5-carboxylate reductase, with amino-acid sequence MSSLTRTGGLQSTVAQSRDPSTMTALGSTLTMLYALGQSSLARYNRANPRASTRGYARPLKLPRFRATAARAAAADTQTRIGFIGAGSMAEAMARGFVQGGVATASDISVSPSTDPSRNASWSEDVGANVLGSNVEVMESSDVVFLTVKPHVLPAVLDEIADVVDPSRHLLVSVAAGVPVEFIEKTLRKATEKKNKKNTKEMRVTVVDHGDAMDGMDEDSDSDDEDEMDDETKMKMKEEKKKRKQLKKLKSLLEDGVITRDEFEAKSAAVGPPDPTIMPVETEEERKLRKEQKKAMKMQEKEEKKAMKMREKEEKKLAKEAEKDEKRRSRPRVVRVMPNTPCMVGAAASVACVGDDPADPMLAAADLDGVVRLMRGCGECVVVPERLMDAVTGVSGSGPAYVFQFIEALADGGVAAGLPRADANLLAAQTVMGASKMVLETGSHPGELKDKVCSPGGTTIRGVHELEKGGMRATVMSAVVAAAARSVELGKSSKEKEKKK; translated from the coding sequence ATGTCCTCGCTGACTCGGACGGGCGGGCTGCAGTCGACTGTCGCGCAGAGCCGcgacccgtcgacgatgactGCACTCGGATCCACACTCACGATGTTATACGCGCTCGGACAGtccagcctcgcgcgctATAACCGCgccaacccgcgcgcgtccacaCGCGGTTACGCGCGGCCCTTGAAGCTACCCAGGTtccgcgcgaccgcggcgagggctgccgcggcggataCCCAGACGCGAATCGGGttcatcggcgccgggtccatggcggaggcgatggcACGGGGGTTCGTacaaggcggcgtcgcgaccgcaTCGGACATCTCCGTGTCGCCGTCCACCGACCCGTCTCGCAACGCGTCCTGGAGCGAGGACGTGGGGGCGAACGTCTTGGGTTCCAACGTGGAGGTGATGGAGTCGTCGGACGTCGTGTTCCTGACCGTCAAGCCCCACGTTCTGCCCGCCGTGCTGGACGAGATCGCCGATGTGGTGGACCCGAGCCGTCACCTGCTCGTCTCGGTGGCCGCGGGGGTCCCCGTCGAGTTCATCGAAAAGACGCTCCGCAAGGCGACGGAGAAGAAGAACAAGAAAAACACGAAGGAGATGAGAGTGACGGTTGTcgaccacggcgacgcgatggacggcaTGGATGAAGATTcggactccgacgacgaggacgagatgGACGATGAAACGAAGATGAAGatgaaggaggagaagaagaagcgcaaACAGCTGAAGAAGCTGAAGAGTCTCCTGGAGGATGGCGTCATCACGCGAGACGAGTTTGAAGCCAAATCCGCAGCCGTCGGACCGCCTGACCCGACCATCATGCCGGTGGaaacggaggaggagcgcaagCTTCGCAAGGAGCAGAAAAAGGCGATGAAGAtgcaggagaaggaggagaaaaAGGCGATGAAGATGCGGGAGAAGGAAGAGAAGAAACTCGCaaaggaggcggagaaggatgAGAAACGGAGGTCTCGCCCGAGAGTCGTGCGCGTCATGCCCAACACGCCTTGCAtggtcggcgccgcggcgtcggtcgcaTGCGTGGGTGACGATCCCGCGGATCCCATGCTCGCAGCCGCAGACCTCGACGGTGTCGTTCGACTCATGCGCGGTTGTGGCGAGTGCGTCGTGGTCCCGGAGAGGCTCATGGACGCCGTCACCGGAGTGTCGGGCTCGGGACCCGCGTACGTCTTCCAGTTcatcgaggcgctcgccgacggcggcgtcgccgcgggtctgcCGAGAGCCGACGCTAACCTTCTCGCCGCTCAAACGGTCATGGGAGCGTCTAAGATGGTGTTGGAGACGGGATCGCACCCCGGTGAGCTCAAGGACAAGGTTTGCTCGCCGGGAGGCACGACTATTCGAGGGGTgcacgagctcgagaagggAGGCATGCGCGCCACGGTCATGAGCGCggtcgtggcggcggcggcgcggtccgtAGAGCTGGGCAAGTCGAGTAAGGaaaaggagaagaagaaatAG
- a CDS encoding predicted protein yields the protein MNDLLSSVKGNGAPAPAARSARTRPEASGNPFEQATAPPPADEEAPPAAPTPGGGDSSMEAFFADVATVKSILGDVRKKLAKLNRLNDESKTATRTETMKRYRDEMNGVIEEVSTTARECKLRLENLDRANAEAAKGAGAGPGSSQERTRTTITSSLKMKLKQQMAEFQDLRARLQSEYREVVEHRYFAVTGEQADEKTLDHLIETGESETIFQKAMMEQGRGQILDTVAEIQERHDAVKELERKLLELHQIFLDMSVLVEAQGEMLDNIENQVSKSVDYVHRGQVSLIQARKYQKSSRKWMCCSLICVLMIACAILLPVLQPWASGGA from the exons ATGAACGACCTTCTTTCGTCCGTCAAG GGCaacggcgcgcccgcgcccgcagCGCGTTCCGCGAGG ACGCGTCCGGAGGCGAGCGGTAACCCCTTCGAACAGGCcaccgcgccaccgcccgctgacgaggaggcgcctcccgcggctcccactcccggcggcggggactcGAGCATGGAGGCGttcttcgccgacgtcgccaccgtcaagtccatcctcggcgacgtcagGAAGAAACTCGCCAAGCTCAACAGGCTCAACGACGAGTCcaagacggcgacgcggacggagACGATGAAGCGGTACAGGGACGAGATGAACGGCGTGATCGAGGAGGTatccaccaccgcgcgcgagtgcAAGCTTCGGTTGGAGAACCTGGACCGGGccaacgcggaggcggcaaagggcgcgggcgcgggcccGGGCTCGAGCCAGGAACGAACTCGGACGACGATCACGTCGTCGCTGAAGATGAAACTCAAGCAGCAGATGGCGGAGTTTCAGGATCTTCGGGCGCGGCTGCAGTCGGAGTATAGGGAGGTGGTGGAGCACCGGTACTTCGCCGTCACCGGGGAGCAGGCGGACGAGAAGACGCTCGACCATCTCATCGAGACTGGAGAATCGGAGACGATTTTCCAAAAGGCTATGATGGAGCAGGGTCGAGGCCAGATCCTCGACACCGTGGCCGAGATTCAGGAGCGACACGACGCCGTGAAGGAGTTGGAGCGCAAGCTTCTGGAGCTGCATCAGATCTTCCTCGACATGAGCGTCTTGGTCGAGGCGCAGGGGGAGATGCTGGACAACATAGAAAACCAGGTGAGCAAATCGGTGGACTACGTGCACAGGGGGCAAGTGTCGCTCATTCAGGCGAGGAAGTACCAGAAGAGCAGCAGGAAATGGATGTGCTGCTCGCTGATTTGCGTGTTGATGATAGCGTGCGCGATCCTGCTGCCGGTGCTGCAGCCGTGGgccagcggcggcgcttgA
- a CDS encoding predicted protein — translation MRRARDPRVATGALVCVIALALVSGTAALSDCVKKTDGAYLGCEDLADGLTKGPYVTSKSDYKLFSFELPANTDATLTLEVNAGDGDADLYVYGPKYASGVSLPGPSNYEWRSHHAVGDDVVHISRYDEGGNPAGRYKVGVWGWSIRSAPNSGGTTWKLRLDLQSSEVNNTALQKAAMKQVYDKCCTASGGASTGSGNAATGGPESDGSAVRCSAWKEKGKDDTDFCHMRGSLCNSAGELTHLHLAGFGLSCEFPVADLAPVLRTVHRLDISSNPDLEGGTNAANTFMALSATVAPNMTHFHASYSPVFRSTSATSDTFPAAVCSVLPPNLISVRISQTEAKGTIPDCMIQTHLRELEMSSNALSGQIPGPYNAGASNPSDIEVLLADNCEFTGTIPSNWADHAPRLNAFSAANNELTGSIPAFMEETLEMIRLWGNLLTGGIPNSLASLPSLRQLYLQDNQLTGSIPEGLFSGSNLLYAYLDDNALTGTMPDRSAYGPKLRVLNVQNNALEGNPLPNVLLDAPALYSYRAGGNLFSARLPAVTEYDETTQAHKLTKLKELRILDLSGNKMYGPAPAEYEQLVIITPGEKGFLQYLNANNRWQPLVHVLDLSSNELSGQVPAWANKWNPLIKINITGNNWACPIPDESKDIDGLTCVDGDGTRRDRFGGVVLGNGTTNYREEPRKKSSGFFGGADSMGWSVVVLILIIVLVVWTMAVIRNYVKRKLYPRDEDDEENFSGPMANMDGLELTDVGPPRPQEGANRPRMTSRGMPLFND, via the coding sequence ATGCGACGTGCGCGTGATCCCCGGGTCGCAACCGGCGCGCTGGTTTGCGTCATTGCGCTCGCGTTGGTATCGGGTACTGCGGCGCTTAGCGACTGCGTGAAAAAGACGGATGGCGCCTACCTCGGATGCGAGGACCTGGCCGACGGGTTGACCAAGGGCCCGTACGTAACGAGCAAGTCGGACTACAAATTGTTTTCCTTCGAGTTGCCTGCCAacacggacgcgacgctgaCGCTCGAGGtgaacgccggcgacggcgatgcggACCTCTACGTCTACGGTCCAAAGTATGCTTCGGGGGTTTCGCTACCGGGGCCGTCCAATTACGAGTGGAGATCTCATCACgccgtgggcgacgacgtggtcCACATATCGCGTTACGACGAGGGCGGTAACCCCGCGGGCAGGTATAAGGTTGGCGTGTGGGGCTGGTCGATCCGTAGCGCACCAAACAGCGGGGGCACGACGTGGAAGCTCAGGTTGGACTTGCAGTCTTCGGAGGTGAACAACACAGCCCTgcagaaggcggcgatgaagcaGGTGTACGACAAGTGCTGCACAGCGTCTGGCGGTGCCTCCACCGGTTCAGGtaacgcggcgacgggcggacCTGAGTCGGATGGTTCTGCCGTCCGGTGCTCGGCGTGGAAGGAGAAAGGGAAGGACGACACGGACTTTTGCCACATGCGAGGTTCACTGTGCAACTCGGCGGGCGAACTCACTCACCTTCACCTCGCGGGCTTCGGGCTTAGTTGTGAGTTTCCCGTGGCAGATTTGGCGCCGGTGCTGCGCACGGTGCACAGATTGGACATCAGCAGTAACCCGGACCTGGAGGGTGGCACAAACGCGGCGAACACCTTCATGGCTCTCAGTGCGACAGTCGCGCCGAACATGACGCACTTTCACGCCTCTTATTCTCCGGTGTTCAGAtcaacctcggcgacatCCGATACCtttcccgcggcggtgtgctCCGTGTTACCTCCCAATCTGATCTCCGTGCGAATCAGCCAGACGGAGGCAAAGGGTACGATTCCGGACTGCATGATTCAGACACATCTGCGTGAGCTTGAGATGTCCTCCAACGCCCTCTCGGGTCAAATTCCCGGACCGTacaacgcgggcgcgagcaaCCCGAGCGATATCGAGGTACTGCTCGCGGACAACTGCGAGTTCACGGGGACCATCCCATCGAATTGGGCCGATCACGCACCGAGACTGaacgccttctccgcggcgaacaacGAGCTGACTGGATCCATCCCAGCTTTCATGGAGGAAACCCTGGAGATGATCCGACTTTGGGGGAACCTTCTCACTGGCGGTATTCCAAACAGTTTGGCGTCGCTGCCCAGCCTCAGGCAATTGTACCTTCAGGATAACCAGCTCACCGGGTCAATACCGGAGGGACTGTTCAGCGGGAGCAACCTGCTTTATGCGTACCTTGACGACAATGCGCTGACTGGCACAATGCCCGACCGGTCAGCCTACGGGCCCAAGCTTCGCGTACTCAACGTGCAGAacaacgcgctcgagggcaATCCGCTTCCAAACGTTttgctcgacgcgcccgcgctctaCAGCTACAGAGCCGGCGGCAACCTGTTCTCTGCAAGGCTCCCAGCGGTGACCGAGTACGACGAGACTACCCAGGCGCACAAGCTGACAAAGCTCAAGGAGTTGCGTATACTGGATTTGTCCGGCAACAAGATGTACGGCCCGGCTCCCGCCGAGTACGAGCAGCTCGTCATCATAACCCCTGGGGAGAAGGGGTTTCTACAATACCTCAACGCGAACAACCGCTGGCAACCGCTGGTCCACGTCCTTGACCTGAGCTCCAACGAACTGAGCGGGCAGGTACCGGCGTGGGCGAACAAGTGGAACCCGTTGATTAAAATCAACATCACCGGCAACAACTGGGCGTGCCCAATCCCTGATGAGAGCAAAGATATCGATGGTTTGACCTGCGTGGATGGAGACGGCACACGAAGGGACAGGTTCGGTGGCGTCGTCTTAGGCAACGGAACGACCAACTACCGAGAGGAACCGAGGAAAAAATCGAGCGGGTTCTTCGGAGGAGCGGATTCGATGGGATGGTCGGTGGTTGTGTTGATCCTGATTATTGTGCTGGTGGTGTGGACGATGGCCGTGATTCGAAATTACGTGAAGCGAAAGCTGTACCCGAGAGACGAGGATGATGAGGAAAACTTTTCGGGACCGATGGCAAACATGGATGGTTTGGAGCTGACGGACGTcggtccaccgcggccgcAAGAAGGGGCTAATCGACCGCGCATGACGTCGCGTGGAATGCCACTTTTCAACGATTGA
- a CDS encoding predicted protein → MKFSKSLALIFGLLLVAGAAVPGAPAFIGHKDKTFKSGAEVSEFQAEVSRLMDIIINSLYSNKDIFLRELISNGSDSLDKIRFLSLTDESVLGAGDDANLDIRIKVDKENGVLSIRDRGVGMTKAELKENLGTIAKSGTSAFLEQMQKGGDMNLIGQFGVGFYSVYLVADFVEVRSKHNSEDKQWIWQSKADGAFAISEDEGEPLGRGVEINIYLKEEAQEYLEEDKLKELVEKYSEFINFPIYLWNSEEVEEEVPLSDEELAEQASKAEEEEEEDVEETDEDDESADDEDDEVEDEDEEELPTTKKVKKTVWDWKNVNDNKAIWLRSSTEVEDDEYSKFYKALSKDDKEPLSYTHFKAEGDVEFKSILFIPEKPPQDLFDNYYNKAAALKLYVRRVFISDEFDELLPKYLSFIKGIVDSDTLPLNVSRETLQQHTSLKTIKKKLVRKALDMIRKLAEEGQDDDDDEAADAAADDSADDEETKYDKFWKNYGKAIKLGIIEDASNRTRLAKLMRFYTSKSPTKLVSLEQYVERMKPGQKSIYYLAGESREALEKSPFLEKLLQKDLEVIYFTDPIDEYTMQNLTEFDDFKFSNASKDDLKFGDDTEAAKARLKKVKEEFKDFTKWWKEILPSEEVEAVKISNRLVTTPCSVVTSKYGWSANMERIMKAQALSDDGRMAYMRGRKTLEINPGHPIIKALKEKSEDDAGDEDTKRTALIMYETALLESGFMFEEPKGFAGRLFDMVRRDLGVEADAEVEEPDVETEPEAEAQEAPKDEL, encoded by the exons ATGAAGTTCTCCAAGAGCCTCGCGCTCATTTTCGGGCTCCTGCTCGTGGCTGGCGCAGCCGTTCCTGGTGC GCCGGCTTTCATCGGACACAAGGACAAGACGTTCAagtccggcgccgaggtgtCCGAGTTCCAGGCCGAGGTCTCTCGCCTGATGGACATCATCATCAACTCGCTGTACTCCAACAAGGACATCTTCCTTCGCGAGCTCATCTCCAACGGAAGCGACTCCCTCGATAAGATCCGATTCCTCTCCCTCACCGACGAGTCCGTTCTCggggccggcgacgacgccaacctCGACATCAGGATCAAGGTCGATAAGGAGAACGGCGTGCTGTCCatccgcgatcgcggcgtggGCATGACCAAGGCGGAGCTCAAGGAAAACCTGGGCACCATCGCCAAGTCCGGTACCTCCGCGTTCCTCGAGCAGATGCAGAAGGGCGGCGACATGAACCTCATCGGACAGTTCGGCGTCGGTTTCTACTCCGTCTACCTCGTCGCCGATTTCGTCGAGGTTCGCTCCAAGCACAACTCCGAGGATAAGCAGTGGATCTGGCAGTCCAAGGCGGACGGCGCGTTCGCAAtctccgaggacgagggcgaacccctcggccgcggcgtcgagatcaACATCTACCTCAAGGAGGAGGCCCAGGAgtacctcgaggaggacaagCTCAAGGAACTCGTCGAGAAGTACTCCGAGTTTATCAACTTCCCCATCTACCTCTGGAACagcgaggaggtcgaggaggaggtgccTCTCAGCGACGAGGAACTCGCCGAGCAGGCCTCCAAGGctgaggaagaggaggaggaggacgtggaagagaccgacgaggacgacgagtccgccgacgacgaggacgacgaggtcgaagacgaggacgaggaggaactCCCCACGACCAAGAAGGTTAAGAAGACCGTCTGGGACTGGAAGAACGTCAACGATAACAAGGCCATCTGGCTCAGGTCCTCCACCGAGGTTGAGGATGACGAGTACTCCAAATTCTACAAGGCTCTGTCCAAGGACGACAAGGAGCCCCTCTCCTACACGCACTTCAAGGCCGAGGGAGACGTCGAGTTCAAGTCGATCCTGTTCATTCCGGAGAAGCCCCCCCAAGACCTCTTCGACAACTACTACAACAAGGCTGCGGCGCTCAAGCTCTACGTCCGCCGCGTGTTCATCTCCGACGAGTTCGATGAGCTCCTGCCCAAGTACCTCTCGTTCATCAAGGGCATCGTCGACTCCGATACCCTGCCCCTGAACGTCAGCCGCGAGACCCTGCAGCAGCACACCAGCCTCAAGACCATCAAGAAGAAGCTCGTTCGCAAGGCGCTCGACATGATCCgcaagctcgccgaggaagggcaggacgacgacgacgacgaggctgcagacgccgccgccgacgactccgccgacgacgaggagaccAAGTACGACAAATTCTGGAAGAACTACGGAAAGGCGATCAAGCTGGGCATCATCGAGGACGCGTCCAACCGCACCCGCCTCGCCAAACTCATGCGCTTCTACACCTCCAAGTCCCCCACCAAGCTCGTCTCCCTCGAGCAGTACGTGGAGCGCATGAAGCCCGGCCAGAAGTCCATCTACtacctcgcgggcgagtcgcgcgaggcgctcgagaagTCTCCTTTCCTCGAGAAGCTCCTGCAGAAGGATCTCGAGGTGATCTACTTCACCGATCCCATCGACGAGTACACCATGCAGAACCTGACCGAGTTTGACGACTTCAAGTTCTCCAACGCGTCCAAGGATGATCTCAAGTTTGGCGACGACACGGAAGCCGCCAAGGCTCGCCTGAAGAAGGTCAAGGAGGAATTCAAGGACTTCACCAAGTGGTGGAAGGAGATCCTCCCctccgaggaggtggaggctgTGAAGATCTCCAACCGCCTCGTCACCACTCCGTGCTCTGTCGTCACCAGCAAATACGGCTGGTCCGCCAACATGGAGCGCATCATGAAGGCGCAGGCGCtcagcgacgacgggcgcaTGGCGTACATGCGCGGTCGCAAGACGCTCGAGATTAACCCCGGCCATCCCATCAtcaaggcgctcaaggaAAAGtccgaagacgacgccggcgacgaggacacTAAGAGGACGGCGCTCATCATGTACGAGACGGCGTTGCTGGAGAGCGGCTTCATGTTCGAGGAGCCCAAGGGCTTCGCCGGCAGGCTCTTCGACAtggtccgccgcgacctcggcgtcgaggctgacgccgaggtggaggagcccgacgtcgagaccgagcccgaggccgaggctcaGGAGGCTCCCAAGGATGAGCTCTAG
- a CDS encoding predicted protein yields the protein MGSDQVAERLSSLTVGDSPGTPGVSTLLHQQRREPVLPEQALRLTRPTDGFLCPLSANKYKIDFREFEIKDYDSGESLFHVKRDPEAALPTVPDDIDPAMEAAVRTVRYTFPTSFLGRKTIRTALVFSVGPDPVPNFRMIERHYFKDELVRSYDFNFGFCIPMSVNSWEAIYDMPELTKEREEEILASPFEMRSDSFYYVGDTLVMHNKAEYQYKD from the coding sequence ATGGGTTCCGACCAGGTCGCCGAGCGCTTGTCGAGCCTCACCGTCGGGGACTCGCCGGGAACTCCGGGGGTGTCAACTCTGCTTCACCAGCAGAGGCGGGAGCCGGTGCTCCCCGAGCAGGCGCTGCGACTGACGCGTCCCACCGACGGGTTCCTCTGTCCGCTCTCCGCGAACAAGTACAAGATTGACTTCAGGGAGTTCGAGATCAAGGACTACGACAGCGGCGAGTCGTTGTTTCACGTCAAGCGGGACCCCGAGGCTGCGCTACCCACCGTGCCCGATGACATCGAtcccgcgatggaggcggctGTGCGCACGGTGCGGTACACTTTTCCCACGTCGTTCCTGGGGCGGAAGACGATTCGGACCGCGCTCGTGTTCTCGGTCGGTCCCGACCCGGTGCCCAACTTCCGGATGATCGAGCGGCACTACTTCAAGGATGAGCTCGTGCGGTCGTACGACTTCAACTTTGGCTTTTGCATCCCGATGTCGGTCAACTCGTGGGAGGCCATCTACGACATGCCGGAGCTGACCAAGGAGCGAGAGGAGGagatcctcgcgtcgccgttcgagATGCGAAGCGACAGCTTCTACTACGTCGGGGACACGCTGGTGATGCACAACAAGGCGGAGTATCAGTATAAGGATTAG